The window TGGCGAGGATTGATGACAACACCGTGCTCGTTGTCTGGGATTCAAGGGTGACGTTTATGCCGATTTTTCCAAGGGCATCCTTGATAAGCAGGGCTGCGGATTCATAGGTTCCTGACTCGTTGCTGTATTGCAAAGAGATCGACACCTTTGGATTTCCAGCCTTGTCCATGAGCTGTTGTGCCTTCTGGGCATCGCCGTACTTTTCCCACGCTGGCGCATAACCCGAGGCATGAGGACTGACAAAGGAGAGCGACCGCTGTGCGTCGCCGAAGTACACCTGCTCCACGATTTTGTCGTAAGGGAGAGCGTGCGCAATTGCTTGGCGTACCAAGGGATCGGCAAGTGGACCGGTATCTGATGCCAACTGCAGCTCAAGATAGTTCTGTGTCTGCGCATGCAGTGCGCGGAACCCGGAGTTACGGAGGGAGTTCACATCCTTTGGGGTCAGTCCGTATAGACCAATGTTTACCGTGTTGCCCTTGAGCAGCGAGGCGACATTGGCGTCATTGACTACGTTGATCCGAACTGTGGAGAAAGCTGGTGGCCCGCTCCAAACATCGGGTACTGATTTCAACGTCAGATTTTGTCCTGGGGTTCGGCTCTCGATGAAGTAGGGTCCGGTGCCTGCGACGTTTTTGGCAAGCCAATCACCACCATCCGGGTCGGTGGGCGTGGCGTGGCCCAGCGCCGCCGACGAATCGATGATGCCGTACGTTGCAAACCGCAGGGCAGCGATGGAAGCAGGAGAGGCAGGAACCGGATTCCCTTGGGCATCTGTGTAGTGCAAGGCAATGGTGGACGTATTTACGATTTCGATTTGATCGGCCGAGTAGATGCCACTGCCGTTCAATTCAGGGCCGCCAGTTGCGCCGAGGTTTCGTTCAAGGGAGAACTTAACGTCAGCGGAGGTCAAGGGGTTTCCGCTCGGGTAGAACTTCACGGTGTCGCGAAGATCGAACGTGACCGTTGACCCGCTGACAGTCCAACTTTCGGCCAGCCCCGGAGTAATTCCGATACCTTGAGCGACCTTGGAGCCATCCTCTCCGTCCGTGTATTCGTAGCCGACGAGAGTCTGGTAAACGTTCATCGAAACTTCGTTGTTCTGATCCGTTGCCGACCAGGCTGGATCGAGCGTCGTGGCGTCGTTTGGCCATGCGACAGACAAGGAATCAGGAGCCGATGCCGTGGGCGTCGACGTCTGAGGGGTGCATGCGGTGAGTGTGATCGCTACTGCTCCGGCCGCAAGCGCGGCCATGCCTGTGAGGGCCTTGACACGTAAATTGGGCATGGGGTTCCTCGGATGGGTGTGTTGGGGGCTTATTTTTGGGGGTGGGCGCGTCAGGGGTTGATGACGTGGCAGGCGGCGCGGTGGCCAGAAGCAACGGTCAGCAGCATCGGCGTTGCCTCAGTACAGGAGGCTTGAGTCATGGGGCAGCGACCGGCCAGGACGCAGCCTTTGCGGTCTCCGATCAATTTCGGAGTTTCCCCCGTTAACCGGACCTCCCTGACAGGTTGTGTGAGGGCAGCTACGGGTGAGGCGTCCCGCAATGCCTTGGTGTACGGGTGGCGGGGGTCTTTGAGGACGGCATCTGCGGGACCTTCTTCCACAACCCGCCCCAAATACATCACCATGACCCGGTCCGCCATATATTGAACCGCTTCAAGGTCGTGGCTGATGAGTAAATAGGCCATTCCAGTGCGGTTTTGCAGGTCGCTGAGGAGGTCGAGGATTTGGCGCCGCGTCGAGACGTCCAACGAGGCTGTGGGCTCATCCAGGATGATGACTTTCGGCTCGACGGCAATTGCACGTGCAATTCCAATCCTTTGCCGTTGTCCGCCACTCAATGCCCGCGGAAGCCTGTGTGCTATTGACTCAGGCAATTCGACGAGCCGTAGCAGGTCGGCTACGCGTTCCCGTCGCTCGGCGGCGTTCAAGTGGGTGTGCAGCCGCAACGGCTCATCAAGTATGGCGCCGATCTTCATTCGTGGGTTGAGGGAGGCATGCGGATCCTGAAAGACCATTTGGATGTCTGCGTAAGCTTCGCGAGCCGAACGGCGTGGGGCTGCCGGCCCAATATCGTTGCCCGCAACCACGATGCGCCCCGTATCCGG is drawn from Arthrobacter sp. 31Y and contains these coding sequences:
- a CDS encoding ABC transporter substrate-binding protein; its protein translation is MPNLRVKALTGMAALAAGAVAITLTACTPQTSTPTASAPDSLSVAWPNDATTLDPAWSATDQNNEVSMNVYQTLVGYEYTDGEDGSKVAQGIGITPGLAESWTVSGSTVTFDLRDTVKFYPSGNPLTSADVKFSLERNLGATGGPELNGSGIYSADQIEIVNTSTIALHYTDAQGNPVPASPASIAALRFATYGIIDSSAALGHATPTDPDGGDWLAKNVAGTGPYFIESRTPGQNLTLKSVPDVWSGPPAFSTVRINVVNDANVASLLKGNTVNIGLYGLTPKDVNSLRNSGFRALHAQTQNYLELQLASDTGPLADPLVRQAIAHALPYDKIVEQVYFGDAQRSLSFVSPHASGYAPAWEKYGDAQKAQQLMDKAGNPKVSISLQYSNESGTYESAALLIKDALGKIGINVTLESQTTSTVLSSILARGSGQAATPAADMILFNISVYLEDPKAPTNLWADSKGVLNFPHFADPQVDELQKTWAAQAPGAERDQAYRTIQEIAADDASFLPIATIGRSIVSVPGITGITFQPEIGVRYSTLIPSK
- a CDS encoding oligopeptide/dipeptide ABC transporter ATP-binding protein codes for the protein MTTAPSLAVDSLRKTFPVDHGEIIAVDSISFSVRPGETLAVVGESGSGKSTLARCIVRMTDPDTGRIVVAGNDIGPAAPRRSAREAYADIQMVFQDPHASLNPRMKIGAILDEPLRLHTHLNAAERRERVADLLRLVELPESIAHRLPRALSGGQRQRIGIARAIAVEPKVIILDEPTASLDVSTRRQILDLLSDLQNRTGMAYLLISHDLEAVQYMADRVMVMYLGRVVEEGPADAVLKDPRHPYTKALRDASPVAALTQPVREVRLTGETPKLIGDRKGCVLAGRCPMTQASCTEATPMLLTVASGHRAACHVINP